The Moorena producens PAL-8-15-08-1 genomic interval TTGGACAAAACTGTTATTCGGAATAATCACACAAACGTTGTGGATGGTTCGAATTACGGTAGAGCGAATCGATATTTTTTCCACAGTTCCTGAAAGATTATCAATTTCTATATAATCTCCTACTTTAATCGGTTGATCTAGCAGGATAGTCAGACCACTGATAAAATTGCTAGCTAGATCTTGTAGTCCAATTCCAAATCCAATACCGAGAGCACCAGCAAAGATTGCTAAAGAACTTAGGTTAATCCCCGACGTTTGCAGAACAATTAAAAACCCTAAGATGGTTAGAATGTAACCGATAATAGAAGCGAGGGCTTCGCGAGTACCCCGATCCATCCTGAAACGGCTCAGTAACCAATGTTTAATCAGGGTCTTGATGGTACGGGAGATAATAATAGCGATGATACATAAAAACAGGAATTTGCCTAAGAAGCTCAGAGAAAAGGCTTGGTCACCAAATTCAAATAGCTTGGCGGTAAACACCTTAGAGATGGCATTCCAGAGTTTTTGTATCTGTGTAATAATCCAAGTCATCAGAAGTGTTTAACAGGGAACAGGGGAAGAGTTTGGAGGGGGGGCGCGGGGCTTTCAGGGGTAGGTTTTTTACTTTGGAGATAGCTAATGGGGAATGGGGAATCGGGAATCGGGAATCGGGAATCGGGAATGGGGAATGGGGAATCGGGACCCACCCCTAACCCCGACCAGTGCGTACGCTACTAGTGTAGGGTGGGCAAATTATCCTAGTAATACCAATTGATCACCAATCATGTCCATTTGCCCACCCTACTACTGTTCCCAAAGATAGGCTTTGGGTGGGCAATATATCAAATTAACTAGCTCGGCGGGAATTCCCACGCTATAGCCACAGCTTAGTGCGATTGGCCGTAGGCCACGCTACGCGAACGCATTCCGTAGGCTCGGGTGGGCTTTTTCATCATAAATCATGTCCATTTGCCCACCCGACAAGATCGGCGATTGGCCGTAGGCCACGCTACGCGTACGCACTGTTCTAAAGCTGATATACCAATCCGTGTAGGAATTGTGATAATTTTTGTTCCCTTTTCCCTACTCCCTACTCCCTACCTCACAGGGGTAGGTTTTTAACAAAGACCTCAGGTGTGGGGTGTGGGTTGTGGGGTGTGGGGTGTGGGGGATAAGAAAGCTGCATCGCTAAAAATCATCATTGTCTTGATCCCAAGCGCGAGTGGTTTGAAGTTACCGTAAGATAGTGGAGCCTTGTCTTGATGCAATAGCGAGTGGGGGAAACCCCCAAGACCGCGCAAATCACGCTATTAACAAATATTTAACCCTTTTCTGCATAACCTGCTAACTATAAAGGCTCCACAATAAACAGGTTTCGTCTCCGGGGGAAACCCCCTGTTCCGAAGCTGCATCGCTTCTTCGTTGTTTTCCTTTTCCTCTCCTTGTGATCCGCCCCCGACTGGTCGGGGGTTGGGGGTGGGGCAGGACCCAAATGTAAAAAACCTACCCTTGTGAGCTACTCCCTACTCCCTACTCCCTACTCCCTGTTCCCAGATCCGCTGTTCCCTTTGGTATAGCTGATACCTGATAGCAGAATACTTACCTTATCGCTGTCGGGTCATTCCAATTATTGCGTCTACTGTAAAGTCTGAGATAGTGTCAAGGGTGGGGAGTATGTCAGTTCCGGCAAACACCAGTGGTAGTTCCTGGTTTTCCCAAACCCAGATTTGCTGTCGCTGAATATCGATTAGCCAAGCCAGCTGAGTCCCGTTGCTCAAGAGGTGCGACCCGTGGCGAATTTAATAATTAGATGCGGAAAGCGCACCTAAAGTGCAAAATTTTGTTCTGTAGGTCTAATGTGCTTTGGTCAGGGGAGCGAATTTCAATTAACCAGAAGGCGTGAACCTTCCAGCGGGCCATCTTGATCCCTGAGGCGATCGCTTTTAACAACGACAATATCTGGTACAGGGGATAAGGGCGGAATGATGCACCGGAGTTCTTGAATAGCTTCGTATGCTTGGGTTTGATTGTTGATGGCGTTTACGAGGTTGCGTTGGAGGCGGGAATGAAACAATGTTGGCATAGGCTTTTGCTTCGGGTGTCCATGGATGAATTCCCAAGCAGGAGATGCTTCTATATTAGGTTGTTGGAGAAAAGCGTTTAAGGAGTTAGTAATGCTGGGTGATTGCATGAATTTTGTTAGCAGAAGAATGCTTAGCAATATTCCAGGTAGATTTTGTAGGGTGCTAAGGGCTGTTTGGTTGATAAAAATAGATGATATTGCCATAGTTTAAGCCGTAACGCACCATTGTATTGGTTAAGTTTCCTATTCCCACTGCGATGAAACGTTCTTCAGTGGGGTAGGGTGGGCAAATAATGAAAGTTTGACCATTTGATCACCAATCATGTCCATTTGCCCACCCTACCATTGCTGTTCCCTGTTCCTCAAACCCAAGATTCTAAGGCAAAGGGTTCTACCTGTTGAATGCGCTGAAAGTCATTGTCGGCAGACACAACTGTGAGGTTGTAATGAATTGCTGTAGCAGCAATCGATGAGATCGTTGTCTCCAAAGCCAAGGGTTTGTGGGTTGAAGTTCCGTCGCTTTGTCTTATCTTTGGGACCGAAAGCAGTAATCAGCTTTCCTTTGATCGAGCCGTAAATTTCAGCAATTGGAAGGGTGATAGGGTAAAGGTCGATCATGTTGAGAAAAGCTCTGACTTGCTGCATATTAGCTGCTGTTCGCTCAGATTTTGCTACCATATAGAAAAGTTCTCCAAGGACGATGACACTGGTGGCAACATCCGCTTCACTGTGTAGTTGTAGCTGCTGAATCAGGGTAGGTTCACCAAAGATGATGCGACTACAGTGGTTGGTGTCGAGTAAATACATTAAAATTCAGCTTGGGAACGGGTGTCGATTACAAGCTGGAGACATTCCTCAAAGTCATCACCCTGCCAGGTTCCAGCAAATTTCAGTAGGTCTTTGGCTTTAGAGCCATGCAGAATGGGTTTCCCGTCCTCATTCTTAGTTGGCACTGGGCTAGAGAGAGTGTCAGGGCTGGTTGCTCTGGTTTTGAGGTATTCGAGATAGTCAAGAATTTGCGCCAAAATCGGTTCTGGTGCGGATTCGATCGCGACCAGCAATTGTTCTTTAATAGTTGTCATCTGCAATTGGGTATGGGGACTAGAACTATCTTTAGTTTCGCTCATTTCCCTGACATTATCCCGGCCCGATCGCTCTTCCTTTTACCCAAACCGGCGATCGCATTCCGTAGGCTCGGGTGGGCAAATTCTGATCCCTTGGCAATTTCATCATCAATCATGTCCATTTGCCCACCCTACTTTATCAGCTCCTTTACTTCAGCCTTTTGCCTTGCTTTCGGCGCTTAGTATAACTATTCAACCGGACATGATATCATGTCCATTTGCCCACCCGACAAGAGCGATCGCACTGACGGCTGACCGCTGACCGCTGTTCGCGCAGCACCTCAAGTAGCGCATATGCTTACTTTGTGCCATAGCCTGAGTATTGGCGCATAGAAGGTGGCTGAAACCCAATAACAATATCATTTTTGGGAACGTTCATATTAACCAGATCTTGACCAATATCCCATTCAGTATTGTTATTCTGAATCCAGATCTTGCCATTTTTAATCTCTAAATGAACTGAACAGCCATAAACTCTTTCTTTCTTGTCCCAGCCGATGGCCATTACTTGATAATGGTTGTTTTCCGTATCAAAAATGCTATGAATTTCAATGTCACCATGAGAGGGTTTGTAACTGGCATATTGACTCAGTAGTTGCTTGATTATGCTGCGATAAGTTTGAAGCTTTTATAGTTTTTCCATGATACAATTACCTCATTATCAATGTCATAACTTATCCCTCTTCTGTCACTTTCCGAGTAGAATGAATAGAGAAAGAAAAAAATCAAACTGTACAAGGTAGACACAGCAATGGATGTAGAGCTACAAGTTCTCAAACATTTACCAAGAGACCCCCAGCTGACAGTATCGGTAATAGACTCTTATTGTCAGACCTACAAAGATTTATTTAAAGAAGTAAGAAATTATGAGTGTTTCAAGTATTTACACTTAGGAATAATCTCACCAATAAAAAGAAAATCATTACCAGAAATAGCTCCGGTGCGCTTTCCGTAGGCGAATTAAATTCGCCACGGGTCGCACCGCAAAGTAGTAGGGATAAAATCGGCCCAATCACTACATCACTTTATCGCCAATTCTCCTTGGTCAGTAGAAGAACTGAAAAAGCGAAGAATCAAGGAAATAAAAAGTCAATTAAAGGGAGAAGCGATCAAATTAATAATTGACGAAACCGGAGATAGAAAAAAGGGAAATAAGACCGACTATGTAGCCAGACAATATTTAGGAAGTGTCGGGAAAATAGATAATGGCATAGTATCAGTGAATGCCTACGGATTGTATAAAAATATAACGTTTCCCTTAGTCGTTAAAATCTTTAAACCAAGAGGAACACTAAAACAAGAAGATAAGTACAAAACCAAAATAGATTTAGCCTCAGAAATAATCGAAGAGCTAGTAGATGAAGGATTAAATATTGAACTAGTATTAGCAGATAGTTTGTATGGTGAGAGTAGTAAATTTATTAGGAAATTAGAGGAATGTAGACTGTCTTATGTAGTAGCAATTAGGAGTAATCATGGGGTTTGGATGCCATCCGAACAGACGGTTAGAGCGAATAGGTGGTGTAAATTTACCAGAATATTTAGTAATCAAAAATCAGAAATTAGATACATTAGGGAAATAGTCTATGGAAAAAGGAGAGCAGTAACTTACTGGGAAATAACCACAGACCCAGAAACAATGCCAGAAAATTCCACTTCCTTTGTGATGACAAACCTAACCGGTAATCTCAAGAAAACTTTAGGGAATTTGTATGGGTTAAGAACATGGGTAGAATATGGTTTTCGCCAGTGCAAACAGGAGTTGGGATGGACAGATTATCGCTTTACTAAATTTAAAGAGATACAGAAGTGGTGGGAAATAATTTTTTGTGTATATACAATGATTAGTCTAAAATCTCCAGCTTTTTTATCTTTAAATAAATCTCAAGAAGTAGAAAATGATGCCACAGACACTGATGATTTGGAGGTTAGTAATCATCAACAATGGAATCATGAAGATGGATGGAAGAATGTCTTAAACAATTTGCGTTTACTAATTCAACCAAT includes:
- a CDS encoding Uma2 family endonuclease, giving the protein MAISSIFINQTALSTLQNLPGILLSILLLTKFMQSPSITNSLNAFLQQPNIEASPAWEFIHGHPKQKPMPTLFHSRLQRNLVNAINNQTQAYEAIQELRCIIPPLSPVPDIVVVKSDRLRDQDGPLEGSRLLVN
- a CDS encoding type II toxin-antitoxin system VapC family toxin, whose amino-acid sequence is MYLLDTNHCSRIIFGEPTLIQQLQLHSEADVATSVIVLGELFYMVAKSERTAANMQQVRAFLNMIDLYPITLPIAEIYGSIKGKLITAFGPKDKTKRRNFNPQTLGFGDNDLIDCCYSNSLQPHSCVCRQ